A stretch of the Notamacropus eugenii isolate mMacEug1 chromosome 2, mMacEug1.pri_v2, whole genome shotgun sequence genome encodes the following:
- the LOC140523880 gene encoding large ribosomal subunit protein eL20-like, with translation MKASGTLREYKVVGHCLPTPKSPVPPLYRMRIFAPNHVVAKSRFWYFVSQMKKMKKSAGEIVHCGQVFEKSPLRVKNFGLWLRYDSMSGTHNMYREYRDLTTAGAVTQCYRDMGALHRARAHSIQIMKVEEIPASKCRRPAVKQFHDSKIKCPLPHRVLRRQHKPLLTAKRPNTFF, from the coding sequence ATGAAGGCCTCGGGCACCCTGAGAGAGTATAAGGTAGTTGGCCACTGCCTTCCTACTCCCAAGAGTCCTGTGCCCCCTCTTTATCGCATGCGGATCTTTGCTCCTAATCATGTTGTGGCAAAGTCCCGGTTCTGGTATTTCGTTTCCCAgatgaaaaagatgaagaagtCTGCTGGGGAAATCGTACACTGCGGACAGGTCTTTGAAAAGTCCCCTCTTAGGGTGAAAAATTTTGGCCTCTGGCTGCGCTATGATTCCATGAGTGGGACCCACAACATGTACAGGGAGTACAGGGACCTGACCACTGCTGGTGCCGTCACTCAGTGCTACCGAGATATGGGAGCCCTTCACCGTGCCCGGGCCCACTCCATCCAGATCATGAAAGTGGAAGAAATTCCTGCCAGCAAGTGCCGCCGGCCCGCAGTCAAGCAGTTTCATGACTCCAAAATCAAGTGCCCTCTGCCTCACAGAGTTCTGCGTCGCCAACACAAACCACTCTTGACTGCCAAGAGGCCCAACACCTTCTTCTAA